The region ACTTAAGAATACACTTAACTTTGCTTAAGTATTTAAATATGAGATATAAATTCATTCTTTTACTTTTAATAATAAGCTGTATAGGTTGTGGAAGCGATCCTATACCAAAACCAAAAGGATATTTGCGTTTAGAATATCCACAAGCTAATTATAAAGCCTACAATCAAAATTTACCATTTAGTTTTGACAGAAATAGTCTAAGTGACACCATACGGTATAAACCATTAACCGACGATGTAACAAGTTTTGGATTAAATATAGAGTATAAAAAACTAAAAGGGACTATCTATTTAACTTATAAAGCAATAGATGGTAAAGACCGATTGATCCAATACCTAAAAAACGCACAGAACTTTACACAAGAGCATACTAAAAAAGCAGATGCAATAGAAGAAGTAGTTTGGGAAAACCCTGTAAATAACGTATATGGAATGTTTTATGAAGTTGGAGGTAATGCAGCATCACAATCTCAGTTTTATGTTACAGATAGTGTTAATCACTTTTTAACAGGATCCTTATACTTTTATGCAAAACCTAATTACGATTCTATTTTACCAGCAGCTCACTATTTACAAAAGGATATAAAACGTATTATGGAAAGTGTTGAATGGAAGTAGTATTTTAAATATGTATATAGATATATATCATTCAATCTCGGTAATTTTGAAATCAGCAAACAGTACTTCTTCATCCCTAAGATCTCCAACATTTATTAAGCTTCTGTAAATTCCCCATTTTGGTCTAACAAATGTAGCATTAGGTCTCCAATTATTAATTGAATTATTAGAGTAGGTAAATAAAGTTGTACCATCATTAACTTTTTTTATCTCAATATCATAGGTCCCATTTGTACCATAAGTTATAGTTTCTGTAACTTCTAACCAAGTTGCTATAAAAGGTGCTAAATCGGTTTGTTTTAATATAATAGAAGAGTCTGTTTCTCCGTAACGTAATTCTAGTCTGTCCGGATTACTTTTTCTTGTTGTTAAAGTATACATTGGATGACTAGACAAATCACCTCCTACAGACTTTAACTGGTGCAAATGCGTAAAATTAGGTGAAGATTGAAATCCGGAATTTAATTTAAACTTCCAATTATAGACTACCGTTTCATTTTCTGTGCCCAATAAATTATCAGGAGATTGATCATAACTTTTTATTTCGTTGCGTTGTCTGTCAAAATTTATACAACGGTCATCATCAGGTGTTGTGTGAATGAAAAATCGAAAAACGTTAGCGTTTAATTCGTTGTCAAATATTTCATCAATATGTTCTCCAAATGCGTTATGACTACAATCTGGAGCTTCTATCGGATTATATCCAGGTGCTAATACAGAGGTTATAAGACTATAAGTACCACCTGGTCCATCTGCTTTTAACTCGACTCCAATATTTTTTTCAAGTTGAATGGTCACAGAATTATTAGATGGATTAATATCACTGTATGCATTTTGAAATGCAGTCTTAAAGTTAATAGTCGCAATGACTTGAGTAGTATCTACGTTAAAACTTTGCTGTTTTTCAGTTTCAGTTTCATTTGCATTTCCGTAATTGTAACTTAAGGCGTTATTTAGTTTTTGCAATAAATCTACAGAGTCAACCCAACTTATAAAACTTTGGGAGGTTGAGATAGAAATATCTGTAGAAATTGGTGCAACAACATCTACAGTTTCATCATCTTTATTGCAACCACATAAACAGTAAACAAAAACTATTATTAATAAAAAATTTAACGGTTTTTTCATGGAAATAAAAATAATGAATATAAAAGTATTTTAGTGAAAAATTAATGAGTTTTACTTGTTTTTACCACTTTACTTTGTTATGTTATGGCTTTGTTTAATTTATTTTTCATTCCATAAATCAATTCTCGGAAGTTTTGAAATCCACCAAGATTTAATTTTTCTGGTTGATTTTTGTCTCCAATTTGAAATAATATAATTCCGATTATTATTGGTAAAGTTGACCACCAATTAAAACTCCAAAACCACCAAACTCCAATCATCGCAAAAATTCCGATAAACATAATATTTCGCCCAATTCGAGATAACTTATGTGACTTAAATTCAAATTCCATCATTGTCCCTGGTGCAATTCTATTGACTTCATCAATCAATAGTACACCATATTTTAGAAAAAATGGGTTTATTTCGGAACTTGGTTTTAATTCAGTCGTGTCAGCTCCTTTTTCAGTCAAATTCTGTTTTAGTGTTCTAAATATTGACGCTGTTTGACAATTCTGCCCTAAAAGTTTAATTGGCTCAATATTTTCCCTTTCAGCGTATTTAGAAATGTATTCACAAAAGTCAGATACAGTTCTATCATCTTCATTTATTAAAATGTCTTCCAATTCCAAAAGTGGTCTTTCAATTTTAAATTCTGTGTGATAGATTTTAGCCAATTTTTTGGGATTTACTAAATCACAAGCATCTCGCCAATCAAAGATTGAACTATCATAATTAAAGTCCATTCCCTTGATAACAACCGGATCAAATTCAATTGCGAATTGATATTGAGAAATCAACATCTGAAGTATGTCGTCTTTACTGTATTTCATTCTTTGCACAATGTTTCTTTAGCTTGCACACAACGGTTTTGTGTATGTTAGTTGCGTTGTAATGCAACTAAGTTAGCAAACAAATCACATATAGAATATTAAAAAAAATTTTGAAACCGTATTTAGTATTAATTTCATTTTGTAAAGACTAATTATTTTTAGTCCAGATAGTTTCAAATATTTCGCAAACTACAAGCATATTTTCTGTTGGTTTTTGCTTGCTTTCTTCCATCGTACTTGCAAAAAAATCCCAATGCGCTTTTCTCCATTTTTTTAAAGGCTCGATATGTGTTCCCATATCCATCTTTGCATAGTCTTTAGATATTTTATTAAAAGGGATGGTATCTACTTTTTTAATTTCTATTATGGCTTGCGCTTTTCCGTTAAAATCTGTGATAATATGTTTTGTCCCTGTTTTTGGTAAGTCTGCATTTGCGGCTTTATACCATTGATATAAACCAGAGCCTGCTTGCTTTTTTTTGTTTATTACTAATTTGGCTAACCTATTGGCATCCTCTTTATTATTATGAAAATACCATGAATCTGGGAGTTGTTCGTTTTTAAATTCAGGATTTGACTTAGTAAAATTACTCCACATATTATAAACGGTTTGATCAATTCCGTTTTCATCTTTTGATTCTGTCTTACAGCTTATTACAGCTAAAAACAAAATAATTGTTATATGTTTCATAGATTGTTAATATTGTTTATAAATAACTGTTTTCGTCTTTTTCAAAAGTTACGTCAGCTTTACTTTTAAGAATACTATCTAAATACAGTTCTTCTTCTTTTTTAAGAACAATCTTTTTAGTTGATTTAGGTAAGATTATAATAGTTTTTATAATTTCTCCTTTCTTTTGTATACGTATTGTAAACTTATTTTTACCAATATTTTTTATTACAGCTATACAGTCAGAAGCTGAGTAAGGGTTTATTGCAGCATCTTGTCCAGATCCTTTACCTGTTATAGACATGCTTTGTGAAGGTTTTAACTCGAAAACAGATTTTTGTGCAAAAGATAAACTTGACACGAGAATAAATACAAGTAATAGTACTTTTTTCATATTTAAAGTATTAGCTACTAAATTTAATAAACATTGATTGTTTAGCTTAAACTTTAAGAAATATATAACTAAAAAAGCCTCGATATTTCGAGGCTTTTATATAATGTGTTGATATGTTAATTAAGCTTTTTTTGCTTCTGCACAACATGCTTTTTTACAGTCTTTGGCACAAGCCATTTTTTCTGCTTCGGTTTTACTAGCACATTTCTTTTTACATTCTGCTGTTTTAGCAGCGCAATCTGCACAGTTTTCTTTTGTGCAATCTGCTTTACACTTCATAGTGCATGCTTTTTTAGCATTAGAGAAAGCTTCAACAGTTTGCATATCTTTTACTTTGTAAGTATCAGAAACACCAGTTACAGTACTTTCTAAAGTAGCTGGAGTCACGATAGCTTCGTCATACTCAACCATCGCTAATTGACGGTCGTAATCTACAACCGCAGATTTTACACCTTCCATTTTAGCCATTTTTTTCTCGATAGTTTTAGCACAACCCATTGGACAGGTCATACCTTCAATTTTAAATTCGGCTTTAGCCAATTTAGCATTAGGGTTTATGGTTTTGGTAGTAGTTTCAGTTTTTGAAGACACAGTTTTTACTTCAGGTTGCACTTCGTTTTTACAACTAAATGTAAAAACTGTTACTAAAACAAGTACAAGTATGTGTTTAAATGATTTCATTTTAATAGTATTTAATTATATAGTTATAAATACAAAACTACTAAATATTATGCTTTATTGTTTTTAATATTCCATTTTTGTAGTGTAAATCTTGACTATGCAAAATAACAATTCTACAAAATGGGTGTATTTACTTGTTTTGTCGCTAATTTGGGGAACCTCTTTTATATTGATTAAAAAGGCATTATTAGGTCTAAATGCATACCAATTAGGAGCTTTAAGAACTATTATTACTGGATTGTTTTTGTTTGCTGTAGGCTTTAATAAGCTAAAAACTATAAAAAAAGAGGCTTGGAAGTGGATTGCTATATCTGGTTTTGTAGCGTCTTTTATTCCTGCGTTTTTCTTTGCTATTGCCGAAACCCAAATTGATAGTGCTGTCGTGTCTGTATTAAATAGTTTAGTGCCTTTAAATACAATTTTGCTTGGTGTTGCTGTATTTAAAATAGCAAGTAATATTAGACAGGTCATTGGAATAATTATAGGATTTATTGGGACTTCTATTTTAATTTTAGAAGGTGCCGACTTAAATCCAAATCAAAACTATTGGTATGCAGGTTTTGTTATTGCGTCTACATTAATGTACGCAACCAATGTTAATATTATAAAGCGTTATTTACAAGATGTAAAACCTTTAGCTATAGCTACAGGAAATTATGTAGTTATTTTTATTCCTGCATTGATAGTTTTAATTTTTGCCGATTTTTTTAAGTTTGAAAATTTTGAGAATGCTGTGTTTAATGAAGCTATAGGTTATGTGGCAATATTGTCTTTTTTTGGAACTGCTCTTGCCAAAGTGTTATTTAATAAATTGGTGCAAATATCAACTCCTGTATTTGCATCTTCGGTAACTTATATCATGCCTATCGTTGCTTTAATTTGGGGTATTTTAGATGGTGAAACCTTTAGCTGGATGCAAGGTTTAGCAACACTTATTATTTTATCAGGTGTGTACTTAGCTAATTGGAAAGCAAAAAAAAACCGAAGCACTTAAGCTTCGGATTTTTTTAAGATTATACTCTAACTATTAGTTAAAATCTGCATCAGTGACACCTTCGTTTACTTTTACATTTTTAATATTCATAGATATGGTTTGTGGACCAGCCACAATAGTTTGTCCGTAAGGAAACTTAACTCCGTTTACTTCAGAATAGTTATCGTACTTGATAGTTGAGGTTACTTTCTGACCTTGTGCTTCTGTAGTTGATTCTGCTTGAGATAGTAAACCTGTGTCAACATTATAAAAGCGGTATGTTTCTTTATCTCCAACCATAACTTTCATTTTATAGTTATCTGCTCCATCTATAGTCACAATACTTTCTAAAGTAACGTTGGACATATCATATTTTGTTTCTGGAAACATCCCTAAGTCTGTTTGTTTTTCTGCAATTTCTTCATCAGATAATGGCATTCTTTGTCCTTGCTGTTCTCTGTATCCAGCAGTACCATCCCATTTTTGTTTCATTAATGTACCCATACCTTCAGCAGTCATTTCCATAGACTCTTTGTTTGGTGACATTCTTTTCATTTCTACTTTTAAAGGAATTGGAACACCCTCAATAGTGACATCTCCATCCATTTTAACAGTATTCACCATTTTAATGTTTGAGGTACCTCCAACAGCATTAATATAGTTGTCAATTACAGTTTTTGCTGTTACACCTGCTGGAATTGGTTTTGAAAACTCAGGTTTTTCTACTGGATTAGCATAAGGGTCAAAATATTTAATTGGTAATCCTGTTTTTTCTAATCCAGGGATAACATCACTACCTTTACCAACAATTATAATTCTAGCATTTTCTGGTTTAAAGTATTTGTTAGCAACACGTTGTACATCTTCTATAGTTACAGCATTAATTTTTGATAAATATGTTTTGTAAAAATCAGATGGTAAGTCGTTTAACTTAATATTTAACGCGTAACGTGCAATAGTTTGAGGGCTTTCTAAAGCCAAGACAAAATCTCCAACGTATTTAGCTTTAGCATTGGCTAGGTCTTCAGCAGAAACTGGCTCATTTTTAATGCGCTTAATTTCTTTTAAAGTTTCAACAACTGCACTGTCTGTTACCATGTTTCTAACTGCAGCACCTGCAGTAAATCTAGACGCTCCATAACGCGAGGTTCCAATACCAGAACGCGCACCATAGGTCCAACCATTAGCTTCACGAAGATTCATGTTTAAGTAGCTATTAAATCCACCACCTAAAATTTTATTAGCAATTAAAACTGCGTGATAATCTGGATCATTCATTTTTAACTTTACATTGTTAGTTAATGAAATGTTTGATTGTACAGCGTTATCCATATTCACAAAATTAATTTGTGTACTAGGGACATTGTTATTTGGCTCTATAAGGTTAGTGGTAATGTCGATACCTTTATCCCATTTTTTGAAGTATTTTTTTACTTGTTTTTCGACAGTTTTAAAGTCTACGTCTCCAACAACAACTAAATAGGCATTGTTAGGGTTAAAGTATTTTTGGTAAAATGCTCTTACATTATCTAATGTAATGTTGTTTACTGTTTCTTCAGAAATAAATTCACCATATGGGTGTTTAGTCCCATAAGATAATGCACCTCCAACACGATCTGCAACTGCATCAACACTTTTTTTGCTGCTTTTTAAACCGTCTAATACACGTTCTTTTTCTTTTTCGAACTCTTCTTGAGTAAATAATGGGTTTTGAGCAGCGTCTGCCATTAATTCTAAAATACGCTCAGAGTATTTAGAAAGTCCGCTTGCAAAAGCACCATTAGATCTAAAATTAAGTCTAGCACCTAAAAAGTCGATTTCTTCATTAAAGGCGTCTTTAGAAATATTGGTTGTACCATTTCCTAGCATAGCACCTAACATAGCAGATACACCTGCATTATCACCTTCAGCGATAGGTTGATTATCTATGGTTAAAGAGTAAGAAACTCTTGGTAATTTATGGTTTTCTACTACAAGGACTTTAAGTCCGTTTTTTAATTCAAATTCTCCAGGTACTTCCAATGTGATAGATGGAGCAGGACCTGGTTTTGGTTGTATTGATCTATCTATCTGTGCTGTTGCCGAAATAGATATAAACAATACTGCAAATAAGGCTGTTATTTTTGTTCTCATTTTATTTGTTTCTAGATTATTGTTTTTCTTCTTTAGATTCTGGTAAATACTCTAATACCAATCTTTGATTAGGATTTAAGTATTTTTTAGCAACTGCTTGAATTTCTTCTCTTGTGATTGATCTGTAAATATCAATTTCATTATTGATTAAGTTGACATCATCATAAAGCATGTAGTAACGTGCTAAAGAATTTGCGATACCTGAAACACTAGAATTAGAGCTAACAAAACGGTTTTCAAATTTGTTTTGAAGTTTCTGGTAATCTCTTTCAGACATTAATGTGTTTTGAACTTTTACTAATTCTTCATCAATTCCAGCTAATATATCGTCTAAAGAATTATCACCTAGTGGTAAACCGTATAAGATATAGGTTCCGTAATCTTCTTGACTTTGGTTAAAAGCACCAACTTGTAATGCCATTTTTTTATCGTCAACCATTTTTTTATAAAGTTTAGATGTTTTACCATCACTTAAATAGCTTGATAACATATCCAAAACATAAGCATCTCTTTCTGTCATAGCAGGCGTTCTGTATGCTGCCATAATTGCTGGGATTTGGATATTTGGGTCATATGCTTTTTCGCGCATTGGTTGCGTAATAGGATCTTCTTTAGGGAAGTTTCTAACAATATCTTCTCCTCTAGGAATTGGTCCAAAATAGTCTTCAATCATTTTTTTTGTTTTAGCGATATCAATATCACCTGCAACAACTAAAACAGCATTATTTGGCACATAGAATTTTTTATTAAAAGCTTGAAACTCCTCCAAGGTTGCAGCATCAAGATGTTCCATTTTACCAATGGTTGTTCCTTTATAAGGATGTTTTTTAAACATGTGAAGCTTTACATTTTCAATAAATCGACCATAAGGAGAGTTGTCAACACGTAAACGTTTTTCTTCCTTAACTACTTCGTTTTGGGTGTCAACTCCTACTTGGTTAATTATTGGATGCATTAAACGCTCAGATTCCATCCATAAACCTAATTCTAAGCTGTTAGAAGGGAAAATTTCATAATAATATGTACGATCATCTGTAGTATTGGCATTGTTACTACCACCATTAGAACTTACAATGGTAAACCATTCGCCACGTTCTATGTTTTCGGTACCTTCAAATAATAGATGCTCAAAGAAGTGAGCCATTCCAGTACGTTCTGGATCTTCATCTTTAGCACCAACGTGATACATCACAGATGTAGTAACTA is a window of Olleya sp. YS DNA encoding:
- the gldD gene encoding gliding motility lipoprotein GldD: MRYKFILLLLIISCIGCGSDPIPKPKGYLRLEYPQANYKAYNQNLPFSFDRNSLSDTIRYKPLTDDVTSFGLNIEYKKLKGTIYLTYKAIDGKDRLIQYLKNAQNFTQEHTKKADAIEEVVWENPVNNVYGMFYEVGGNAASQSQFYVTDSVNHFLTGSLYFYAKPNYDSILPAAHYLQKDIKRIMESVEWK
- a CDS encoding ASCH domain-containing protein, with the translated sequence MKHITIILFLAVISCKTESKDENGIDQTVYNMWSNFTKSNPEFKNEQLPDSWYFHNNKEDANRLAKLVINKKKQAGSGLYQWYKAANADLPKTGTKHIITDFNGKAQAIIEIKKVDTIPFNKISKDYAKMDMGTHIEPLKKWRKAHWDFFASTMEESKQKPTENMLVVCEIFETIWTKNN
- a CDS encoding heavy metal-associated domain-containing protein, with the protein product MKSFKHILVLVLVTVFTFSCKNEVQPEVKTVSSKTETTTKTINPNAKLAKAEFKIEGMTCPMGCAKTIEKKMAKMEGVKSAVVDYDRQLAMVEYDEAIVTPATLESTVTGVSDTYKVKDMQTVEAFSNAKKACTMKCKADCTKENCADCAAKTAECKKKCASKTEAEKMACAKDCKKACCAEAKKA
- a CDS encoding DMT family transporter, with the protein product MQNNNSTKWVYLLVLSLIWGTSFILIKKALLGLNAYQLGALRTIITGLFLFAVGFNKLKTIKKEAWKWIAISGFVASFIPAFFFAIAETQIDSAVVSVLNSLVPLNTILLGVAVFKIASNIRQVIGIIIGFIGTSILILEGADLNPNQNYWYAGFVIASTLMYATNVNIIKRYLQDVKPLAIATGNYVVIFIPALIVLIFADFFKFENFENAVFNEAIGYVAILSFFGTALAKVLFNKLVQISTPVFASSVTYIMPIVALIWGILDGETFSWMQGLATLIILSGVYLANWKAKKNRST
- a CDS encoding pitrilysin family protein; protein product: MRTKITALFAVLFISISATAQIDRSIQPKPGPAPSITLEVPGEFELKNGLKVLVVENHKLPRVSYSLTIDNQPIAEGDNAGVSAMLGAMLGNGTTNISKDAFNEEIDFLGARLNFRSNGAFASGLSKYSERILELMADAAQNPLFTQEEFEKEKERVLDGLKSSKKSVDAVADRVGGALSYGTKHPYGEFISEETVNNITLDNVRAFYQKYFNPNNAYLVVVGDVDFKTVEKQVKKYFKKWDKGIDITTNLIEPNNNVPSTQINFVNMDNAVQSNISLTNNVKLKMNDPDYHAVLIANKILGGGFNSYLNMNLREANGWTYGARSGIGTSRYGASRFTAGAAVRNMVTDSAVVETLKEIKRIKNEPVSAEDLANAKAKYVGDFVLALESPQTIARYALNIKLNDLPSDFYKTYLSKINAVTIEDVQRVANKYFKPENARIIIVGKGSDVIPGLEKTGLPIKYFDPYANPVEKPEFSKPIPAGVTAKTVIDNYINAVGGTSNIKMVNTVKMDGDVTIEGVPIPLKVEMKRMSPNKESMEMTAEGMGTLMKQKWDGTAGYREQQGQRMPLSDEEIAEKQTDLGMFPETKYDMSNVTLESIVTIDGADNYKMKVMVGDKETYRFYNVDTGLLSQAESTTEAQGQKVTSTIKYDNYSEVNGVKFPYGQTIVAGPQTISMNIKNVKVNEGVTDADFN
- a CDS encoding pitrilysin family protein, which encodes MKKSLFSLAALLLAGFTATAQEVKFEEYDLDNGMHVILHQDNSAPVVTTSVMYHVGAKDEDPERTGMAHFFEHLLFEGTENIERGEWFTIVSSNGGSNNANTTDDRTYYYEIFPSNSLELGLWMESERLMHPIINQVGVDTQNEVVKEEKRLRVDNSPYGRFIENVKLHMFKKHPYKGTTIGKMEHLDAATLEEFQAFNKKFYVPNNAVLVVAGDIDIAKTKKMIEDYFGPIPRGEDIVRNFPKEDPITQPMREKAYDPNIQIPAIMAAYRTPAMTERDAYVLDMLSSYLSDGKTSKLYKKMVDDKKMALQVGAFNQSQEDYGTYILYGLPLGDNSLDDILAGIDEELVKVQNTLMSERDYQKLQNKFENRFVSSNSSVSGIANSLARYYMLYDDVNLINNEIDIYRSITREEIQAVAKKYLNPNQRLVLEYLPESKEEKQ